The following proteins come from a genomic window of Nocardioides albertanoniae:
- the rpsL gene encoding 30S ribosomal protein S12 — protein sequence MPTINQLVRKGREDKATKSKTPALKGSPQRRGVCTRVYTTTPKKPNSALRKVARVRLSSGVEVTAYIPGVGHNLQEHSIVLVRGGRVKDLPGVRYKIIRGTLDTQGVKNRKQARSRYGAKKEK from the coding sequence GTGCCCACAATCAACCAGCTGGTCCGCAAGGGCCGCGAGGACAAGGCGACCAAGTCGAAGACGCCTGCCCTCAAGGGATCGCCGCAGCGCCGTGGCGTCTGCACGCGCGTCTACACCACCACCCCGAAGAAGCCGAACTCCGCCCTCCGGAAGGTCGCCCGTGTGCGCCTCTCCTCCGGCGTCGAGGTCACCGCTTACATCCCGGGTGTGGGCCACAACCTTCAGGAGCACTCCATCGTGCTCGTCCGCGGCGGTCGTGTGAAGGACCTCCCCGGTGTTCGTTACAAGATCATTCGCGGCACGCTCGACACCCAGGGTGTCAAGAACCGCAAGCAGGCCCGTTCGCGCTACGGCGCGAAGAAGGAGAAGTGA
- a CDS encoding MarR family winged helix-turn-helix transcriptional regulator yields the protein MPTAQSSIAAGATSDIPEVASSLRTSVMRMRRRLANERHPDNDLSLGSMAVLGALFANDEMTLGALAARERVQPPSMTRMVNCLEEGGYVARRQGETDRRQVLVSITDKGRRTVRKDRLSRDAWLARQLADIDADELAALRTAATIMERIATS from the coding sequence ATGCCTACCGCACAGTCCTCGATCGCCGCCGGCGCGACCTCTGACATCCCCGAGGTCGCGTCGTCGCTGCGCACCTCCGTCATGCGGATGCGCCGCCGCCTGGCCAACGAGCGCCACCCCGACAACGACCTCTCGCTGGGGTCGATGGCGGTGCTGGGGGCGCTGTTCGCAAACGACGAGATGACCCTCGGCGCCCTCGCCGCTCGCGAGCGGGTCCAGCCTCCGAGCATGACCCGGATGGTCAACTGCCTCGAGGAGGGCGGCTACGTCGCACGCCGACAGGGCGAGACCGACCGCCGCCAGGTCTTGGTCTCGATCACCGACAAGGGCCGCCGCACCGTACGCAAGGACCGGTTGAGCCGCGATGCGTGGCTCGCCCGTCAGCTCGCCGACATCGATGCCGACGAGCTCGCCGCCCTCCGCACTGCCGCCACCATCATGGAGAGAATAGCCACCAGTTGA
- a CDS encoding DUF3027 domain-containing protein, with amino-acid sequence MWSVITTPYADATAVAAVDEARSALLSDVPAGDVGEHLGHVAEEGAGPGVVTHLFACTRKGYVGWHWSVTVVYVPVLGDTSRLTVNEVVLVPGDAAVVAPAWVPYRDRIKPGDLTPGDLLPVEDDDERLVPTYAFGDDPLDADEKAQVRQVAKDLGLGRVRTLSASGFDDAAERWYAGDGGPEAPLAQAAPDQCHSCGFLVRLTGHLASSFGVCANGDANDDGKVVSLNHGCGAHSEVRLAKKHEPQPLPEPVFDTLSLDVEAL; translated from the coding sequence ATGTGGTCCGTGATCACGACCCCGTACGCCGATGCGACGGCCGTCGCTGCCGTCGACGAGGCCCGCTCCGCGCTCCTGTCCGACGTCCCAGCCGGTGACGTCGGAGAACACCTCGGCCATGTGGCCGAGGAGGGCGCCGGTCCGGGCGTCGTGACCCACCTGTTCGCCTGCACCCGCAAGGGCTATGTGGGCTGGCACTGGTCGGTCACGGTCGTCTACGTCCCCGTGCTGGGCGACACGAGCCGGCTGACCGTCAACGAGGTAGTCCTGGTCCCGGGTGACGCAGCGGTCGTGGCACCTGCCTGGGTTCCCTACCGCGACCGGATCAAGCCCGGCGATCTCACTCCCGGCGATCTGCTGCCGGTCGAGGACGACGACGAGCGGTTGGTCCCGACGTACGCCTTCGGTGACGACCCGCTCGACGCCGACGAGAAGGCTCAGGTGCGCCAGGTCGCCAAGGACCTCGGTCTCGGCCGCGTCCGTACCCTCTCCGCCTCCGGCTTCGACGACGCCGCCGAGCGGTGGTACGCCGGTGACGGCGGCCCCGAGGCGCCGCTCGCCCAGGCTGCCCCCGACCAGTGCCACAGCTGTGGCTTCCTGGTCCGGCTCACCGGTCACCTCGCCTCCAGCTTCGGGGTGTGCGCCAACGGCGACGCGAACGACGACGGCAAGGTGGTCAGCCTCAACCACGGGTGCGGTGCGCACTCGGAGGTGCGGCTGGCGAAGAAGCACGAGCCGCAGCCGTTGCCGGAGCCGGTCTTCGACACACTCAGCCTCGACGTCGAGGCGCTCTGA
- a CDS encoding DUF2530 domain-containing protein: protein MNDQWRDEDYSGTYPEQHYDAYEGDYYAADDPGYAEAPPEPKIELVDEDGVRAFELSTLGWLVAFVALLPFWGLLSDRGWTWWVWTCLAAFGIGAIGIEVTRRRRARRMRN from the coding sequence ATGAACGACCAGTGGCGCGACGAGGACTACTCCGGCACCTACCCGGAGCAGCACTACGACGCCTACGAGGGCGACTACTACGCCGCCGACGACCCGGGCTACGCCGAGGCACCTCCCGAGCCGAAGATCGAGCTCGTCGACGAAGACGGTGTCAGAGCCTTCGAGCTCTCGACGCTCGGCTGGCTGGTCGCGTTCGTCGCCCTGCTCCCCTTCTGGGGCCTGCTCAGCGACCGCGGCTGGACCTGGTGGGTCTGGACCTGCCTGGCCGCCTTCGGCATCGGCGCCATCGGCATCGAGGTCACCCGGCGACGCAGGGCGCGTCGGATGCGCAACTGA
- the fusA gene encoding elongation factor G has protein sequence MAVDITTDLNVVRNIGIMAHIDAGKTTTTERILYYTGISYKIGEVHEGAATMDWMEQEQERGITITSAATTCWWKDHQINIIDTPGHVDFTVEVERSLRVLDGAVAVFDGVAGVEPQSQTVWRQANKYAVPRMCFINKLDRTGADFYMVVDSIVDKLHANPLVLQLPIGAESDFLGVVDLIGMRALTWRGETAQGEDYVVEEIPADLADKAAEWREKLVETLAEADDDIMEVYLEEGDVFDVPTLKAAIRRATLADKLNPILTGTAFKNKGVQPLLDAIIDFLPSPIDVESIVGHDVKDEEVEVTRQPSEEAPFSGLIFKIASDPHLGKLFYLRVYSGKVEAGATVVNPINGRKERIGKIYQMHANKREEIASVGAGQIVAVMGLKDTKTGHTLCDPSNPVVLESMSFPAPVIEVAIEPKTKSDQQKLGTAIQRLTEEDPTFTVKSDDQTGQTIIAGMGELHLEVFVDRMKREFKVEATVGKPQVAYRETIRRKVDGHSYTHKKQTGGSGQFAKVVMSIEPNTDPETGLGVGYEFVNNVTGGRVPKEYIPSVDQGAQEALEFGILAGFPMVDVKVSLEDGAYHDVDSSELAFKIAGNQAFKEAARMAKAVLLEPMFAVEVTTPDTFLGTVIGDINSRRGQVSSQEERHGDMVVNALVPLSEMFGYVGDLRSKTSGQASYSMEFDSYAEVPTNVADEIIKKARGE, from the coding sequence GTGGCCGTCGACATCACCACGGACCTCAATGTAGTCCGCAACATCGGCATCATGGCGCACATCGATGCTGGTAAGACCACCACCACCGAGCGCATCCTGTACTACACCGGTATCTCTTACAAGATCGGTGAGGTCCACGAAGGCGCAGCCACGATGGACTGGATGGAGCAGGAGCAGGAGCGCGGCATCACGATCACGTCCGCCGCGACGACCTGCTGGTGGAAGGACCACCAGATCAACATCATCGACACCCCCGGGCACGTCGACTTCACCGTCGAGGTCGAGCGCTCGCTGCGCGTCCTCGACGGCGCCGTCGCCGTCTTCGACGGCGTTGCCGGTGTCGAGCCCCAGTCGCAGACCGTGTGGCGCCAGGCGAACAAGTACGCCGTCCCGCGGATGTGCTTCATCAACAAGCTCGACCGCACGGGTGCCGACTTCTACATGGTCGTCGACTCCATCGTCGACAAGCTGCACGCCAACCCGCTGGTGCTGCAGCTGCCGATCGGTGCCGAGTCCGACTTCCTCGGTGTCGTCGACCTGATCGGCATGCGCGCGCTGACCTGGCGCGGCGAGACCGCCCAGGGCGAGGACTACGTCGTCGAGGAGATCCCCGCCGACCTGGCCGACAAGGCCGCCGAGTGGCGCGAGAAGCTCGTCGAGACCCTCGCCGAGGCCGACGACGACATCATGGAGGTCTACCTCGAGGAGGGCGACGTCTTCGACGTTCCCACCCTGAAGGCCGCCATCCGTCGCGCGACCCTGGCCGACAAGCTCAACCCGATCCTCACCGGCACCGCGTTCAAGAACAAGGGCGTCCAGCCCCTGCTCGACGCGATCATCGACTTCCTGCCCTCGCCGATCGACGTCGAGTCGATCGTCGGTCACGACGTCAAGGACGAAGAGGTCGAGGTCACCCGGCAGCCCTCCGAGGAGGCGCCCTTCTCGGGTCTGATCTTCAAGATCGCCTCCGACCCGCACCTCGGCAAGCTGTTCTACCTGCGCGTCTACTCCGGCAAGGTCGAGGCGGGTGCGACCGTGGTCAACCCGATCAACGGCCGCAAGGAGCGGATCGGCAAGATCTACCAGATGCACGCCAACAAGCGCGAGGAGATCGCGTCGGTGGGTGCCGGTCAGATCGTCGCGGTCATGGGCCTGAAGGACACCAAGACCGGTCACACGCTGTGCGACCCGTCGAACCCGGTCGTCCTGGAGTCGATGAGCTTCCCGGCTCCGGTGATCGAGGTCGCCATCGAGCCGAAGACGAAGAGCGACCAGCAGAAGCTCGGCACCGCGATCCAGCGTCTGACCGAAGAGGACCCGACCTTCACGGTCAAGTCCGACGACCAGACCGGCCAGACGATCATCGCCGGTATGGGCGAGCTCCACCTGGAGGTCTTCGTCGACCGGATGAAGCGCGAGTTCAAGGTCGAGGCGACCGTCGGCAAGCCGCAGGTCGCCTACCGCGAGACCATCCGCCGCAAGGTGGACGGCCACTCCTACACCCACAAGAAGCAGACCGGTGGATCGGGTCAGTTCGCGAAGGTCGTCATGTCGATCGAGCCGAACACCGACCCCGAGACCGGCCTGGGCGTGGGCTACGAGTTCGTCAACAACGTCACCGGTGGTCGCGTGCCGAAGGAGTACATCCCTTCGGTCGACCAGGGTGCGCAGGAGGCCCTGGAGTTCGGCATCCTCGCCGGCTTCCCGATGGTCGACGTGAAGGTCTCGCTCGAGGACGGCGCCTACCACGACGTCGACTCCTCCGAGCTCGCCTTCAAGATCGCCGGCAACCAGGCCTTCAAGGAGGCCGCCCGCATGGCGAAGGCCGTGCTGCTGGAGCCGATGTTCGCCGTCGAGGTCACCACCCCGGACACGTTCCTGGGCACCGTGATCGGCGACATCAACTCCCGCCGCGGTCAGGTTTCCTCGCAGGAGGAGCGTCACGGCGACATGGTCGTCAACGCGCTCGTCCCGCTTTCCGAGATGTTCGGGTACGTCGGTGACCTCCGGTCCAAGACCAGTGGTCAGGCGTCGTACTCGATGGAGTTCGACTCGTACGCCGAGGTTCCCACGAACGTCGCCGACGAGATCATCAAGAAGGCCCGTGGCGAGTGA
- the rpsG gene encoding 30S ribosomal protein S7, producing MPRKGPAPKRPLVVDPVYGSQLVTQLVSKVLQDGKKQVAQRIVYTALEGCREKTGTDPVVTLKRAMDNVKPAIEVKSRRVGGATYQVPIEVKGTRGTTLALRWLVGYSQDRREKTMAERLMNEILDASNGLGAAVKKREDTHKMAESNKAFAHYRW from the coding sequence ATGCCTCGTAAGGGTCCCGCTCCCAAGCGTCCGCTCGTCGTCGACCCGGTCTACGGCTCCCAGCTGGTCACCCAGCTGGTGAGCAAGGTCCTCCAGGACGGCAAGAAGCAGGTTGCCCAGCGCATCGTCTACACCGCCCTCGAGGGCTGCCGTGAGAAGACCGGCACCGACCCCGTGGTCACCCTCAAGCGTGCGATGGACAACGTGAAGCCGGCGATCGAGGTCAAGTCCCGCCGTGTCGGTGGCGCGACCTACCAGGTTCCGATCGAGGTCAAGGGCACCCGCGGCACCACGCTCGCGCTGCGCTGGCTCGTCGGTTACTCGCAGGACCGTCGTGAGAAGACGATGGCCGAGCGCCTGATGAACGAGATCCTCGACGCGAGCAACGGCCTCGGTGCCGCTGTGAAGAAGCGCGAGGACACTCACAAGATGGCCGAGTCCAACAAGGCCTTCGCGCACTACCGCTGGTGA
- a CDS encoding GTP-binding protein, giving the protein MSAKIVIAGGFGVGKTTFVGSVSEIVPLTTEAVMTQATAGVDDLSAVPNKKTTTVAMDFGRVSLDSDLILYLFGTPGQNRFWFMWDDLTQGAIGAVVLIDTRRLADSFGAIDYFESRNVPFVVAHNVFGANQAYKPEQIREALALRPDIPIVTCDARDRQSTKATLISLVEYVLSMVSTRALQ; this is encoded by the coding sequence ATGTCTGCGAAGATCGTCATCGCCGGAGGGTTCGGCGTTGGTAAGACGACCTTCGTCGGATCCGTCTCGGAGATCGTCCCGCTGACGACCGAGGCCGTGATGACGCAGGCCACGGCCGGTGTCGACGACCTCTCCGCCGTGCCCAACAAGAAGACGACGACCGTCGCGATGGACTTCGGCCGGGTCTCGTTGGACTCCGACCTGATCCTCTACCTCTTCGGTACGCCGGGCCAGAACCGGTTCTGGTTCATGTGGGACGACCTGACCCAGGGCGCCATCGGTGCTGTGGTGCTCATCGACACCCGTCGCCTCGCCGACTCCTTCGGCGCGATCGACTACTTCGAGTCCCGCAACGTGCCGTTCGTGGTGGCGCACAACGTCTTCGGTGCCAACCAGGCCTACAAGCCGGAGCAGATCCGTGAGGCCCTGGCTCTTCGCCCGGACATCCCGATCGTCACCTGCGACGCTCGCGACCGCCAGTCGACCAAGGCGACGCTGATCTCTCTGGTCGAGTACGTCCTCTCGATGGTCTCGACCCGCGCGCTGCAGTAG
- a CDS encoding DUF1059 domain-containing protein encodes MASLRCPCGSNFRTETDDELVEKVQEHLAEAHPDRTYSRDEILMLAAMS; translated from the coding sequence ATGGCTTCGCTTCGCTGCCCCTGTGGCTCCAACTTCCGCACCGAGACCGACGACGAGCTGGTCGAGAAGGTGCAGGAGCACCTCGCCGAGGCGCACCCCGACCGCACCTACAGCCGCGACGAGATCCTGATGCTCGCCGCGATGTCCTGA
- a CDS encoding MFS transporter gives MSPTFRSLRSHNYRLYLAGSVVSNVGTWMQRIAQDWLVLSLGGGGAALGATTGLQFLPILLLSPYAGVIADRFPKRRILQVAQGWMALMALALGVLAVSGHAQVWMVYVIAFLFGVGAAFDGPGRQSFVSEMVHPDDLTNAVGLNSASFNLARLVGPALAGLLIGWLGSGPQATGWVILINAVSYLAVIGQLQRMNTAELHSPDPVARRPGMLREGIAYIRTQPKMLMVLVIVFFAGTFGMNFPITSALMATEEFGKGASEFGLLGTVLAIGSLSGALLGARRTRIPLRLIVLAATGFGLMLIVSGLMPTYALFALAGPFLGFFTITTLNTCNATMQTEAAPAFRGRVMAIYMTVVMGGTPMGAPLIGLVGEHFGARATLYASGAMVLFGTLVGVLVLVRLQGGWPRQGPKRSPRQMPQSVPF, from the coding sequence TTGAGCCCCACATTCCGTTCCCTGCGCAGCCACAACTACCGCCTCTACCTGGCCGGGAGTGTCGTCTCCAACGTCGGCACCTGGATGCAACGCATCGCCCAGGACTGGCTGGTCCTGAGCCTTGGCGGCGGGGGAGCGGCACTCGGTGCCACGACCGGGCTGCAGTTCCTGCCGATCCTGCTGCTCAGCCCCTATGCCGGGGTGATCGCCGACCGCTTCCCGAAGCGGCGCATCCTGCAGGTCGCCCAGGGGTGGATGGCGCTGATGGCACTGGCTCTCGGTGTGCTGGCGGTGAGCGGGCACGCGCAGGTGTGGATGGTCTACGTGATCGCGTTCCTCTTCGGCGTCGGAGCGGCCTTCGACGGCCCGGGCAGGCAGTCGTTCGTCTCGGAGATGGTGCACCCCGACGACCTCACCAACGCCGTCGGGCTCAACTCGGCCTCGTTCAACCTCGCCCGCCTGGTGGGGCCGGCCCTGGCCGGGCTCCTGATCGGCTGGCTGGGCAGCGGGCCGCAGGCGACCGGCTGGGTGATCCTGATCAACGCCGTCTCCTACCTGGCGGTGATCGGGCAGCTGCAGCGGATGAACACCGCCGAGCTGCACTCACCCGACCCTGTCGCCCGGCGGCCAGGGATGCTGCGCGAGGGCATCGCCTACATCCGTACGCAGCCCAAGATGCTGATGGTGCTCGTCATCGTCTTCTTCGCCGGCACCTTCGGGATGAACTTCCCGATCACCTCCGCCCTGATGGCGACCGAGGAGTTCGGCAAGGGCGCCAGCGAGTTCGGTCTGCTCGGCACCGTCCTGGCGATCGGCTCGCTCTCCGGCGCGCTGCTCGGTGCGCGGCGCACCCGGATCCCGCTGCGGCTGATCGTGCTGGCCGCCACGGGCTTCGGGCTCATGCTCATCGTCTCCGGGCTGATGCCGACGTACGCCCTCTTCGCCCTGGCCGGCCCGTTCCTCGGCTTCTTCACGATCACCACCCTCAACACGTGCAACGCCACGATGCAGACCGAGGCCGCTCCGGCCTTCCGTGGCCGGGTGATGGCGATCTACATGACCGTCGTCATGGGCGGCACCCCGATGGGCGCCCCGCTGATCGGCCTCGTCGGGGAGCACTTCGGCGCCCGCGCGACCTTGTACGCCAGTGGCGCCATGGTGCTGTTCGGTACGCTGGTGGGAGTGCTCGTTCTGGTGCGACTTCAGGGCGGCTGGCCCAGGCAGGGACCCAAGCGGAGCCCGCGGCAAATGCCGCAGAGCGTTCCGTTTTGA